Proteins encoded in a region of the Hemiscyllium ocellatum isolate sHemOce1 chromosome 10, sHemOce1.pat.X.cur, whole genome shotgun sequence genome:
- the hivep2a gene encoding transcription factor HIVEP2a, with the protein METKRPMLGTAEDSGAPGPVQRDNPRLQPSVFPEPGAQRLAPDPQGPVGGTGPYYRSELQLPAEAPRQAQSRQLLGGPYHHHHHHYAPRPFPHFQRRPDPRGYPTPEAGAGVEGRPWPFGRPLEATPPEAFLPLQHRSRQLGKAPSPACYRHYPQAVPGARDEALRRDKKPKKPGKHICQYCGRACAKPSVLKKHIRSHTGERPYPCAPCGFSFKTKSNLYKHRKSHAHAIKAGLLSAEAEPSCRSDTEPLGGGEEAGLHSDADESTDTDEELCPGKRLSQPASPEPEVAEAGNPILQRSLRVSQKYSSDSEVLSEESPAGPMKVPILIVPKCGLQAQAEGPPAYVKTEACPSPPVMVWKYGGPHTIKQRLALRLNEKRGQDSEQSVNLLSPHSKGSTDSGYFSRSESAEQQVSPPNTNAKSYAEIIFGKFARLAPRPLAVNVALQEPPPMACKDKAGLAAIPGDKPDLEKFIEEHILQLISHNNVLVDPSQLDPIKPRRFSCYRGDGSELRKHPMALGEAVSETRAFSEESLGPSAMECFVPSEKELLGIPPDTADSATLTRSNSMPISSGNGLGVPQVLRGSHSFDERMTGSDDVFHAGSALLPHQRMLKRQTAIELFSGLEGHAPGSCGHDDGEQGPGTFPRGSPAATGATKMEEGELAEGGDSALLVRKAQKGVGTVYECEICGVKYQIWDNFEAHRKFYCSHGPRAKCGVPKPLGEGGLELSQTTVYKAGPVLENLPFRKRRKEKSVGDEEDIPGRYGGPYGGLTWSPSSGAEPKAEGNPLTDQEPAPRTVSVSTMTTSGFFGLPREPVAAATAEESEPQAMEGSPGGQGLGKQDGGRRGTGNEISVIQHTNSLSWPGSFERSESMELLSGPGGPDPSPEVGVGVGQHPPAEVGELQAGPQPQPTPKLVRQHNIQVPEIRVTEEPDKPEKEPEEAPVKEAEKVPEEFQWPQRSETLSQLPAEKLPPKKKRLRLAELQYSSGESSLESGTLSRSLSQDSNWSHSSSFSLSLERDEGPKPGASGRPETAEYLTVPYVVNSPGLLGQQQQQEQQQQKEMRRSASEQAPCQPYLEMVETRSKSFDYGNLSGGPGGAGPRCGPAPASSPAVRERRRCFLVRQASLGQYSENSQPEHGLELGEPMQVSGHQACGPALPGRGPRHRPVSPTDRPCDAPYPPLDFHQPWQLYQPAPPFPAPGSEPYPPTGQWPAVPLQLPCPPLLPGEAYPGQPVERRPQARPGWGDKEQPCPSPRASPQHSPGRRAPAPRSSRTPPSLLVPVRIQANVPTYGSVMYTSVSHASGGARGPLSHSPGLVICKVEGRSPAQEPGGVGGGQCAPWGLPTPSATAAVAGTAGEVPVPLTVGLVSTDGGSSIGGSKRMLSPASSLELSVETQQQKRVKEEKICGQMLEKLSLRESGTPSTPAGAKAAKPQLVRQFCTTGEAREGQPSPSGSSPRWHGPQSLESAPSEERPSLGQCSDMESLESLEVESPQRAPPSPGDLPSEPPPLLAPQHKFPISMLLQVPVSQGGTVVGGTVLLSDVSDLQQFLQFPSLRTSTSVSWCFLNYTKPNPTRHTAPKLSMYATWCISSYNPNPPGTATKVALALLRSKQKAAREIYIMSALNWPSSGKLVASSGWKQRIAQMKWYESSQGDHDAAGRKAAGSFEKEREKMETGVNKDQPGKQVEPTRIKIFDGGYKSNEDYVYVRGRGRGKYICEECGIRCKKPSMLKKHIRTHTDLRPFMCKFCNFAFKTKGNLTKHMKSKAHTKKCLELGIAVTCTYSTDTEEAGIPEEPEKDALGDVPVRHQFSDPEESDGAEEEADEDDDDEDDDDEDRQGDSTPTTRSRSTSPLPRPSRAPSGTFGITSSSAFDVSPSTNQSSLISYLVTLPRIQATQFMPPSYSHAGTPLTDYPRHLQSRLAESAEHKDRLDIPTPPNVWLARISDDTSSRDDSSREVSPSGDTGSSAHPSPAYEGSPGSDPSPTPRRYLSPRRELSPRRHLSPRREISPIRHRSPKRDAYLSEFCLRRDASPRRPFLQRREIQSPRQLSPVKDLSPRRELSPRRDYRDRRHMPLVRATSPRRGCLQGGSIIGPYVQHSDLSLRPSHQNPLDNSRMVPWPSYPVCETAQGDQSHTILPNGPQGCLFSHLPLHSQQQVRAPYQMIPIGGIQMVHSGAAPLPGPLPAPQLPLGARRREESIIDEATHCVIESIKEMDIFSKSEDVQIESPMAVSPPRPTSPTDPLGAEVLGGTGEEGVRGRMADQRTLQGPLAPSRGHSEHPVPPGHEGEEFRCPAEEGERAGRAGCPPSSWAWGISASPP; encoded by the exons ATGGAGACGAAACGCCCGATGCTGGGCACGGCTGAGGACAGCGGCGCCCCCGGCCCAGTCCAACGGGACAACCCCCGGTTGCAGCCCAGCGTTTTCCCCGAGCCGGGGGCTCAGAGGCTGGCGCCAGACCCCCAGGGCCCGGTTGGTGGGACAGGGCCTTACTACCGCTCTGAACTTCAGCTTCCCGCTGAGGCTCCTCGTCAGGCCCAGTCACGGCAACTCCTGGGCGGCCcttatcaccaccaccaccaccactatgCACCCCGTCCCTTCCCACATTTCCAGCGCCGGCCTGACCCCCGGGGATACCCCACTCCGGAGGCGGGAGCTGGTGTGGAGGGGCGACCCTGGCCCTTCGGTCGCCCCCTGGAAGCCACACCCCCCGAGGCCTTCCTGCCCCTCCAGCACCGGTCCCGTCAGCTAGGCAAGGCCCCCAGCCCGGCCTGCTACCGCCACTACCCCCAGGCTGTGCCCGGGGCCCGAGATGAGGCCCTGAGGAGGGACAAGAAGCCCAAGAAGCCAGGCAAACACATCTGCCAGTACTGTGGGCGAGCATGTGCTAAGCCCAGTGTCCTCAAGAAGCACATCCGCTCCCACACGGGCGAGAGACCCTATCCCTGCGCCCCCTGCGGCTTCTCCTTCAAAACCAAGAGCAACCTCTACAAGCACCGCAAGTCCCACGCCCACGCCATCAAGGCCGGCCTACTCTCCGCTGAGGCAGAGCCTAGCTGCCGCTCGGACACAGAGCCTCTGGGAGGGGGCGAGGAGGCCGGGCTGCACTCTGATGCTGACGAGAGCACAGACACAGACGAGGAGCTCTGCCCTGGCAAGAGGCTGTCCCAGCCGGCATCGCCGGAACCAGAGGTGGCCGAAGCTGGCAATCCCATCCTGCAACGCTCCCTGAGGGTGTCTCAGAAATACAGCTCGGACTCTGAGGTGCTCAGTGAGGAGTCGCCTGCCGGGCCCATGAAGGTGCCCATTCTCATCGTCCCCAAGTGCGGCCTCCAGGCACAGGCTGAGGGCCCGCCGGCCTACGTCAAGACGGAAGCCTGCCCCAGCCCCCCTGTCATGGTCTGGAAGTACGGGGGGCCGCATACCATCAAGCAGAGGCTGGCCCTGCGGCTGAATGAGAAACGAGGGCAGGACAGTGAGCAGTCCGTCAACCTGCTGAGTCCCCACAGCAAGGGCAGCACCGATTCGGGCTACTTCTCCCGGTCGGAGAGTGCTGAGCAGCAGGTCAGTCCCCCCAACACCAACGCCAAGTCCTACGCTGAGATCATCTTCGGCAAGTTTGCTAGGCTGGCCCCCAGGCCTCTGGCGGTCAACGTGGCATTGCAGGAGCCCCCTCCGATGGCCTGCAAGGACAAGGCCGGCTTGGCAGCAATCCCTGGAGACAAGCCTGACCTGGAGAAGTTCATCGAGGAGCACATCTTGCAGCTCATAAGCCACAACAACGTCTTGGTGGACCCCAGCCAACTAGACCCCATCAAGCCACGAAGGTTCTCCTGTTACCGGGGAGATGGCAGCGAGTTGCGGAAGCATCCAATGGCGCTGGGGGAGGCAGTCAGCGAGACCAGGGCATTCTCTGAGGAGTCACTGGGCCCGAGCGCGATGGAGTGCTTTGTGCCGTCGGAGAAGGAGCTCTTGGGTATCCCGCCAGACACAGCGGACAGTGCCACATTAACCCGGAGCAACTCCATGCCCATATCCTCCGGGAATGGCCTGGGAGTCCCCCAGGTGCTGAGGGGGAGCCACTCCTTCGACGAGAGGATGACGGGCTCGGACGACGTGTTCCACGCCGGCTCTGCCCTGCTGCCGCACCAGCGCATGCTGAAACGCCAGACGGCCATCGAGCTGTTCTCTGGACTCGAGGGCCACGCCCCGGGGAGTTGCGGGCATGACGACGGGGAGCAAGGCCCTGGGACCTTCCCCAGGGGATCTCCCGCCGCCACGGGAGCCACCAAGATGGAAGAAGGGGAGTTGGCCGAGGGAGGTGACTCAGCGCTGCTGGTGCGGAAAGCCCAGAAAGGAGTGGGCACGGTGTACGAGTGCGAAATCTGTGGCGTCAAGTACCAGATTTGGGACAACTTTGAGGCCCACAGGAAGTTCTACTGCTCGCATGGGCCGCGTGCCAAGTGTGGAGTGCCCAAACCCCTTGGCGAGGGTGGGCTGGAGTTATCTCAGACCACGGTGTACAAGGCTGGCCCGGTGCTGGAAAACCTACCATTCAGGAAACGAAGGAAAGAAAAGAGTGTTGGGGATGAAGAGGACATCCCCGGTCGCTATGGAGGCCCGTACGGAGGCCTGACCTGGTCACCCTCCTCAGGGGCTGAGCCCAAAGCTGAGGGGAACCCCCTCACCGATCAGGAACCCGCCCCCAGAACCGTCTCCGTGTCAACCATGACCACCTCAGGTTTCTTCGGCCTGCCAAGGGAGCCGGTTGCCGCGGCAACGGCAGAGGAGAGCGAGCCGCAGGCAATGGAGGGGTCGCCAGGGGGGCAGGGCCTGGGCAAGCAGGATGGAGGCCGGAGGGGGACAGGCAACGAGATCTCCGTCATCCAGCACACCAACTCCCTGAGCTGGCCAGGCTCCTTCGAGCGGTCTGAGTCCATGGAGCTGCTTTCCGGTCCCGGGGGGCCTGACCCCTCACccgaggtgggggtgggggtgggtcagCACCCGCCAGCGGAGGTGGGAGAGCTCCAGGCCGGCCCACAGCCCCAGCCAACACCCAAGCTGGTGCGCCAACACAATATCCAGGTGCCGGAGATCCGGGTGACAGAGGAACCGGACAAGCCGGAGAAGGAGCCAGAAGAGGCCCCCGTCAAGGAGGCCGAGAAGGTGCCTGAGGAATTCCAGTGGCCGCAGCGGAGCGAAACGCTGTCCCAGCTGCCCGCCGAGAAACTACCGCCCAAGAAGAAGAGGCTGCGCCTCGCCGAGCTGCAGTACTCGTCCGGGGAGTCGAGCCTGGAGTCCGGCACACTGTCCCGGAGTCTGAGCCAGGACAGCAACTGGTCGCACAGCTCCAGCTTCTCGCTCTCGCTGGAGAGAGACGAGGGCCCGAAGCCTGGGGCCTCGGGCAGGCCGGAGACGGCCGAGTACCTGACGGTGCCCTACGTGGTCAACAGCCCGGGCCTATTGGGtcaacagcagcagcaggagcagcagcagcagaaggagATGAGGCGTTCGGCCTCAGAGCAGGCCCCGTGCCAGCCCTACCTGGAGATGGTGGAGACCCGCAGCAAGTCCTTCGACTACGGCAACCTGTCTGGAGGCCCTGGGGGGGCTGGACCCCGCTGTGGGCCTGCTCCCGCCTCCTCCCCCGCTGTCAGGGAGAGGAGACGGTGCTTCCTGGTGCGCCAGGCCTCCCTTGGACAGTACTCGGAGAATTCCCAACCGGAGCACGGGCTGGAGCTGGGCGAGCCGATGCAGGTCTCCGGCCACCAGGCGTGCGGGCCTGCCCTCCCAGGCCGGGGACCTCGACACCGCCCGGTCTCCCCCACCGACCGTCCCTGCGACGCCCCTTACCCGCCCCTCGACTTCCACCAGCCCTGGCAGCTCTACCAGCCGGCCCCGCCCTTCCCTGCCCCCGGCTCCGAGCCCTACCCCCCCACCGGGCAGTGGCCAGCGGTTCCCCTGCAGCTCCCGTGCCCTCCTCTCCTCCCCGGCGAGGCCTACCCCGGTCAGCCAGTAGAGAGGCGCCCTCAGGCCCGGCCGGGCTGGGGGGACAAGGAGCAACCTTGCCCCTCACCCCGGGCCTCCCCTCAGCACTCCCCCGGGCGCCGGGCCCCCGCCCCGCGCTCCAgccgcacccctccctctctgctgGTGCCCGTCAGGATTCAGGCCAACGTGCCCACCTATGGCAGTGTCATGTACACCAGTGTCTCCCACGCTTCAGGGGGTGCCCGCGGGCCCCTCAGCCACAGCCCTGGCCTGGTCATCTGCAAGGTGGAGGGCCGCTCGCCCGCCCAGGAGCCGGGTGGGGTAGGAGGAGGGCAGTGCGCCCCCTGGGGGCTGCCCACACCCTCGGCAACAGCAGCAGTGGCTGGCACGGCCGGGGAAGTGCCGGTGCCCCTCACCGTGGGCCTGGTGAGCACGGACGGGGGTTCATCCATCGGGGGCAGCAAGCGCATGCTCTCCCCTGCCAGCAGCCTGGAGCTCTCCGTGGAGACCCAGCAGCAGAAGCGGGTCAAGGAGGAGAAGATCTGcgggcagatgctggagaagctcagcctGCGGGAGTCCGGCACCCCTAGCACGCCTGCCGGTGCCAAGGCGGCCAAGCCGCAGCTGGTGCGCCAGTTCTGCACCACCGGCGAGGCGAGGGAAGGCCAACCGTCACCCTCTGGCTCCTCCCCGCGATGGCACGGCCCTCAGAGCCTGGAGTCGGCCCCTTCCGAGGAGCGCCCGTCGCTCGGCCAGTGCAGCGACATGGAGTCCCTGGAGAGCCTTGAGGTGGAGAGTCCGCAGAGAGCGCCCCCGTCGCCGGGCGACCTCCCCTCGGAGCCCCCGCCCCTGCTGGCCCCCCAGCACAAGTTCCCCATCAGCATGCTCCTCCAGGTGCCCGTCAGCCAGGGGGGCACGGTGGTGGGTGGCACCGTGCTCCTCTCGGACGTGTCTGACCTCCAGCAGTTCCTGCAGTTCCCCAGCCTCCGCACCTCCACCAGCGTCAGCTGGTGCTTCCTGAACTACACCAAACCCAACCCGACCCGGCACACGGCCCCCAAGCTCTCCATGTACGCCACCTGGTGCATCAGCTCGTACAACCCCAACCCCCCGGGCACTGCCACAAAGGTAGCCCTGGCCCTCCTCAGGTCCAAGCAGAAGGCAGCCAGAGAGATCTACATCATGTCCGCTCTGAACTGGCCCAGTTCTGGAAAGCTGGTGGCCTCCAGTGGCTGGAAGCAGAGAATAGCCCAG ATGAAATGGTATGAATCTTCGCAGGGTGATCATGATGCGGCTGGAAGGAAAGCAGCAGGAAGTTTTGAGAAGGAAAGGGAAAAGATGGAGACGGGTGTGAACAAAGACCAACCTGGCAAGCAAGTGGAGCCCACCAGGATTAAAATCTTCGATGGCGG GTATAAATCCAATGAAGACTATGTCTATGTGAGGGGGCGGGGCAGAGGAAAGTATATCTGTGAGGAATGTGGAATTCGCTGTAAAAAGCCCAGTATGCTGAAGAAACACATCCGCACCCACACCGACCTGCGACCTTTCATGTGCAAGTTCTGCAATTTTGCTTTCAAGACGAAAG GAAACCTGACAAAACATATGAAGTCAAAGGCTCATACCAAAAAATGCCTGGAGTTGGGAATCGCGGTAACCTGCACGTACAGCACGGACACGGAGGAAGCAG GAATCCCGGAAGAGCCTGAGAAGGATGCGTTGGGTGATGTTCCAGTCCGGCATCAGTTTTCCGATCCAGAAGAATCCGACGGAGCGGAGGAGGAGGCGGACGAAGATGACGATGATGAGGATGACGACGATGAAGATCGCCAAGGCGACAGCACTCCAACCACCAGGTCGCGAAGCACGAGCCCACTCCCACGTCCCTCCAGAGCCCCCTCAGGCACTTTTGGCATCACCTCATCCTCCGCATTCGACGTGTCGCCCTCGACAAACCAGTCTTCCCTCATCAGCTACTTGGTGACACTACCCAGGATCCAAGCGACTCAATTCATGCCACCCAGTTATTCACACGCGGGGACTCCACTGACAGACTACCCGAGACACTTGCAGAGCAGGTTGGCAGAGTCAGCCGAGCACAAAGACAGACTGGACATCCCGACGCCCCCCAACGTGTGGCTGGCACGCATCAGCGATGACACGTCTTCGAGGGACGATAGCTCCAGAGAGGTGTCCCCCTCAGGAGACACAGGCTCGAGCGCTCACCCGTCGCCAGCCTACGAAGGGTCCCCGGGCAgcgacccctcccccactccgcgAAGGTACTTATCTCCAAGGAGGGAGCTCTCCCCCAGGCGGCACTTGTCCCCGCGGAGGGAGATTTCACCAATTCGGCACCGCTCGCCAAAGAGGGACGCCTATCTGAGTGAGTTCTGCCTGAGGCGAGATGCTTCCCCACGCCGTCCCTTCCTCCAGAGGAGGGAGATCCAGTCTCCAAGGCAGCTGTCCCCAGTCAAGGACCTCTCCCCGAGAAGGGAATTGTCACCAAGGAGGGACTACAGAGACAGGAGGCACATGCCTTTGGTGAGAGCGACATCGCCTAGGCGAGGCTGCCTTCAGGGTGGCTCCATCATAGGTCCATACGTGCAGCATTCAGACCTGAGTCTG AGACCATCTCACCAGAATCCATTGGACAACAGCAGAATGGTTCCCTGGCCGTCATATCCTGTGTGTGAAACTGCCCAAGGAGACCAAAGCCATACCATCCTTCCCAATGGGCCTCAGGGCTGCCTCTTCAGCCACCTTCCATTGCACTCACAGCAACAAGTGCGGGCCCCATACCAGATGATCCCCATTGGAGGCATCCAGATGGTCCATTCTGGAGCTGCTCCTCTGCCCGGGCCGCTGCCGGCGCCTCAGCTCCCCCTGGGGGCCAGGAGGAGGGAGGAAAGCATCATCGACGAGGCCACCCACTGCGTCATCGAGAGCATCAAGGAGATGGACATCTTCTCCAAGTCCGAGGACGTGCAAATTGAGTCCCCGATGGCTGTGTCGCCACCCCGGCCGACCAGCCCCACCGATCCCCTCGGGGCTGAGGTGTTGGGGGGCACCGGTGAGGAAGGGGTGCGCGGTCGGATGGCGGATCAGCGGACGTTGCAGGGCCCTCTCGCTCCCAGCAGGGGGCACAGCGAGCACCCAGTCCCTCCTGGTCATGAGGGTGAGGAGTTTCGATGTCCAgcagaggaaggagagagggcCGGGAGGGCAGGATGTCCCCCGAGCAGTTGGGCCTGGGGCATTTCAGCAAGTCCACCTTGA